In Novosphingobium resinovorum, the following are encoded in one genomic region:
- a CDS encoding thiamine pyrophosphate-dependent dehydrogenase E1 component subunit alpha: MTAIGDNDRRLEKYRRMQRIRQFETKAESIHAAGEIPGALHTYAGMEASGVGACMALRDDDYMVGTHRSHGHPIAKGSTLRPLMAELLGKATGVCKGKGGSMHLSDFAMGSLGETSIVGSGGPVAAGAALGAKLQGLDRVALCFFGDGASSEGAIHEGMNLAAVWKLPAIFVCENNRFGMSTPTSAAVAGVNVADRAHGYGIPGVIVDGQDVDAVEEAVRDAVDRARAGKGPTLIETKTYRYRDHAVNMGRDLTPRGPEHDDWVARDPITLYRARLLADGVAEGDLDAIDAAIADEVTDSLNFARESAYPAFEEAFDHVFVDRLPIPDDVLAHA, translated from the coding sequence ATGACCGCCATCGGCGACAACGACCGCAGGCTTGAGAAGTACCGCCGGATGCAGCGCATCCGCCAGTTCGAGACCAAGGCCGAATCCATCCATGCTGCGGGCGAAATCCCCGGCGCTCTGCACACTTATGCGGGGATGGAGGCTTCGGGCGTCGGCGCCTGCATGGCGCTGCGCGACGACGACTACATGGTCGGCACGCACCGCAGCCACGGCCATCCGATCGCCAAGGGATCGACGCTGCGCCCGCTCATGGCCGAACTGCTCGGCAAGGCGACGGGCGTGTGCAAGGGCAAGGGCGGCTCGATGCACTTGTCCGATTTCGCGATGGGTAGCCTGGGCGAAACCAGCATCGTCGGCTCCGGCGGCCCGGTTGCCGCAGGTGCAGCATTGGGCGCGAAGCTGCAGGGGCTGGACCGTGTGGCGCTGTGCTTCTTTGGCGACGGCGCCTCCAGCGAAGGGGCGATCCATGAAGGCATGAACCTTGCCGCCGTGTGGAAGCTGCCCGCGATCTTCGTGTGCGAGAACAACCGCTTCGGCATGTCCACGCCGACCTCCGCCGCCGTGGCGGGCGTCAATGTCGCGGACCGCGCGCACGGCTACGGCATCCCCGGCGTCATCGTCGACGGGCAGGACGTGGACGCCGTCGAGGAGGCCGTGCGCGATGCGGTGGACCGCGCCCGCGCGGGCAAGGGGCCGACGCTGATCGAGACCAAGACCTACCGCTACCGCGACCACGCGGTGAACATGGGCCGCGACCTCACCCCCCGCGGGCCGGAGCATGATGACTGGGTCGCCCGCGATCCGATCACGCTCTACCGCGCGCGCCTGCTGGCCGATGGCGTGGCCGAGGGCGATCTCGACGCCATCGACGCGGCCATCGCGGACGAAGTGACGGACTCGCTGAACTTCGCGCGCGAGAGCGCATACCCGGCCTTCGAGGAGGCCTTCGACCACGTCTTCGTCGATCGCCTGCCGATCCCCGACGACGTTCTGGCGCACGCCTGA
- a CDS encoding alpha-ketoacid dehydrogenase subunit beta — protein MAKITFLEAIQQAQAEELERDARVFMMGEDIRCNVFGTTTGFVERFGEERIRDTPISENGFIGAAGGAAMVGMRPIVDATLSSFLYPAMDQICSIIAKSRYIYGGQAKLPLVLRSCMFYGNSNAAQHSDRPYPMFMNMPGLKIICPSDAADMKGLLKSAIRDDDPVMSFEDGTCWMNKADVPDDPDFLIPIGKGDIKREGTDITVVAIAGGVNVALKAAKQLAGEGISLEVIDPRTLVPLDRDLILRSVRKTGRAICVDPANRTCSAASEIAATIVEEAFEALRAPVVRITTPDTHLPFSPLIEKPLYPSVERIVSAARRLVGAAEFQSA, from the coding sequence ATGGCCAAGATCACTTTCCTCGAAGCCATCCAGCAGGCCCAGGCCGAAGAGCTGGAGCGCGACGCCCGTGTCTTCATGATGGGCGAGGACATTCGCTGCAACGTCTTCGGCACCACCACCGGCTTCGTCGAGCGTTTCGGCGAGGAGCGCATCCGCGACACGCCGATCTCCGAGAACGGCTTCATCGGCGCGGCAGGCGGCGCGGCGATGGTGGGCATGCGGCCCATCGTTGATGCGACGCTGTCCTCGTTCCTCTATCCGGCGATGGACCAGATCTGCTCGATCATCGCCAAGTCCCGCTATATCTACGGCGGGCAGGCGAAGTTGCCGCTCGTGCTGCGCTCCTGCATGTTCTACGGCAACTCCAATGCTGCGCAGCATTCGGACCGGCCCTACCCGATGTTCATGAACATGCCGGGCCTCAAGATCATCTGCCCCTCCGATGCCGCCGATATGAAGGGCCTGCTCAAGTCCGCGATCCGCGACGACGATCCGGTGATGAGTTTCGAGGACGGCACCTGCTGGATGAACAAGGCCGACGTACCTGACGATCCCGACTTCCTGATCCCCATCGGCAAGGGCGACATCAAGCGCGAAGGCACCGACATCACCGTCGTCGCCATCGCCGGCGGGGTCAACGTCGCGCTGAAAGCGGCGAAGCAACTGGCGGGCGAGGGCATCTCGCTGGAAGTGATCGACCCGCGCACGCTGGTCCCGCTCGACCGCGATCTGATCCTGCGTTCGGTGCGCAAGACCGGCCGCGCGATCTGCGTCGATCCCGCGAACAGGACCTGCAGCGCCGCCAGCGAGATCGCCGCCACCATCGTCGAGGAGGCGTTCGAGGCCCTGCGCGCGCCGGTGGTTCGGATCACGACTCCCGATACGCACTTGCCGTTCAGTCCGCTCATCGAAAAGCCGCTCTATCCCTCGGTGGAGCGCATCGTGAGTGCCGCCAGGCGCCTCGTAGGTGCCGCCGAGTTCCAGTCAGCCTGA
- a CDS encoding TetR/AcrR family transcriptional regulator has product MLGAAGMSARRISGLTKAPVSSIYHHFGSLEHLLLASQRQCLVEAKLWCDRQCRQFDGLDASPAAFAGFFAQITDGWCEEQRGLAFAWRECQLLAHQSPLFGDAAREWAALWQRFWSEASRRFGLGADSIVAQRVFENESFFHMIRWRRLVDRAALDETARTLGAWLTGTALPAAPWREFAREAALRSMPVLPDRDETAARIVETAARIIDEDGLARLTHRAVAERTGLTLGTVSHKFRTKPALLEAAFEGLYRANVERLQAEAPARDTARDLADALARDLAGMMQRGGNARGRDELLVATARDASLRQFGAQLRYLRGRTSHGALQDLVGARRRVGVTEAALFSGFLTSQLRAHAGHPEEIAPQIRSELGVMVGLARDVA; this is encoded by the coding sequence ATGCTCGGCGCAGCGGGTATGTCCGCCCGCCGGATCAGTGGGCTGACCAAAGCGCCGGTCTCCTCGATCTACCATCACTTCGGGTCTCTGGAACACTTGTTGCTGGCCTCGCAGCGGCAGTGTCTGGTCGAGGCGAAGCTGTGGTGCGACCGCCAGTGCCGCCAGTTCGACGGGCTGGACGCGTCGCCCGCCGCCTTCGCAGGATTCTTTGCGCAGATCACCGACGGTTGGTGCGAGGAGCAGCGCGGGCTGGCCTTCGCCTGGCGCGAATGCCAGCTGCTTGCGCACCAGTCCCCGCTCTTCGGCGATGCGGCGCGGGAATGGGCCGCCTTGTGGCAGCGGTTCTGGAGCGAGGCGAGCCGGCGCTTCGGCCTAGGTGCAGACAGCATCGTTGCGCAGCGCGTGTTCGAGAACGAGAGCTTCTTCCACATGATCCGCTGGCGGCGCCTGGTCGACCGCGCCGCGCTCGACGAAACCGCCCGTACGCTCGGCGCATGGCTGACCGGCACTGCCCTGCCCGCTGCGCCCTGGCGCGAATTCGCGCGCGAGGCGGCCCTGCGCTCGATGCCCGTGCTGCCCGACCGGGACGAGACGGCCGCCCGCATCGTGGAAACCGCCGCAAGGATCATCGACGAGGACGGGCTCGCCCGCCTCACTCACCGCGCCGTCGCCGAACGCACCGGGCTGACGTTGGGCACGGTGTCACACAAGTTCCGCACCAAGCCCGCGCTGCTCGAAGCGGCGTTCGAGGGGCTCTACCGCGCCAACGTCGAGCGCCTGCAGGCCGAAGCCCCCGCGCGCGACACGGCTCGTGATCTGGCCGACGCTCTGGCCCGCGACCTGGCCGGGATGATGCAGCGCGGCGGCAATGCCCGGGGCCGCGACGAACTTCTGGTCGCCACCGCGCGCGATGCTTCGTTGCGCCAGTTCGGCGCCCAGCTGCGCTACTTGCGCGGCCGCACTTCACACGGCGCGCTGCAGGACCTTGTCGGCGCGCGGCGGCGGGTCGGCGTCACCGAAGCAGCACTGTTCTCCGGCTTCCTGACGTCGCAACTGCGCGCCCATGCCGGGCATCCCGAAGAGATCGCTCCGCAAATCCGCAGCGAACTCGGCGTGATGGTGGGACTGGCCCGCGACGTGGCCTAA
- a CDS encoding 3'-5' exonuclease: MTSPIPSLPTAVPDAPDFVVIDVETACSRVSSICQVGIVGFRDGREVMAYETLVDPRDEFSPFNVGIHGITAGHVTGQPTFGEIHAVLDGHLSGRIAVAHSAFDKGALAAACRLSAHPLIETEWLDSVRVAKQAWPQLSSHRLNVLARFLGIEHRHHDALSDARAAGMVIVKAIEHTGIDLKGWMTRPARAKPKPPLPASEGPLSGERVAILGEALDGKLAAAVAAAGGRVVRSVGMTTTLLVIAKAQPYGRWVEASPMHRRAQELREAGRPVAVVSEDALRARLGRAT; encoded by the coding sequence ATGACCTCGCCGATCCCATCGCTGCCCACTGCCGTCCCGGATGCCCCCGACTTCGTCGTTATCGACGTGGAGACGGCTTGTTCGCGCGTCAGCAGCATCTGCCAGGTCGGCATCGTGGGCTTTCGCGACGGGCGCGAGGTGATGGCTTACGAGACATTGGTGGATCCTCGTGACGAGTTCTCCCCATTCAATGTCGGCATCCATGGCATCACCGCAGGCCATGTTACCGGGCAGCCGACCTTCGGCGAAATCCATGCCGTGCTCGACGGGCATCTGAGCGGCCGGATTGCGGTCGCACACTCGGCTTTCGACAAAGGGGCTCTGGCCGCCGCATGCCGGCTGAGCGCGCATCCGCTCATTGAGACCGAATGGCTGGACAGCGTCCGGGTGGCCAAGCAGGCCTGGCCGCAGCTATCGAGCCATCGTCTCAACGTGCTCGCACGGTTTCTCGGGATAGAGCACCGGCATCACGATGCCTTGAGCGATGCCCGCGCCGCCGGGATGGTGATCGTGAAAGCCATCGAGCACACCGGCATCGACCTGAAGGGCTGGATGACCAGGCCTGCGCGCGCCAAGCCCAAGCCGCCCCTGCCCGCCTCGGAGGGGCCCTTGAGCGGGGAGCGGGTCGCAATCCTGGGTGAAGCGCTCGACGGCAAGCTCGCCGCTGCCGTGGCGGCGGCGGGTGGTCGGGTCGTGCGGTCGGTGGGCATGACCACCACTTTGCTGGTGATCGCCAAGGCGCAACCCTACGGCCGTTGGGTGGAGGCCAGCCCGATGCATCGCCGCGCGCAGGAGCTTCGCGAGGCCGGTCGACCAGTTGCCGTCGTGTCCGAGGACGCGCTGCGGGCAAGGCTCGGCCGGGCAACCTGA
- a CDS encoding membrane-bound PQQ-dependent dehydrogenase, glucose/quinate/shikimate family: MKDGKEGRWLCWSAGAVLFAIGAVLAVGGIKLLTLGGSAYYLAAGVACAVSGVLLWRGDRRGLWLYAAMLLATLIWAFWEVGAQFWQLLPRLAGPTVIGAFLALPWLRRRLTAASDAGTRWGLGSVVLVAALALTGTFLTVPVFDVSAGSVAKSAPASPASAEWTDYGANLSGTRHSPAAQITPANAAKLEKAWSFETGDTKAKRPEIKSISFMATPLMVDDKVYFCSPTGKVFALDADTGRQIWLRDPRTNIGNAQMLNCRGVSYHAAPAGTGSCAKRIISMTVDGRLLASDAGTGAPCADFGKDGSVNLDEGLGQVDPLRSYSSSPPVIVGDVAVLGSYVRDNYTKDDPSGVVRAYDVKSGRLLWAWDSGRPDDAPMPGPGESWTRGSVNAWSVFSADPALGLVYLPTGNATPDHVGTHRSPMLERYASSIVALDVRTGRMRWHFQTVHHDIWDYDMPAQPVLFDYTVGRRKIPALAAPTKRGEIFILDRATGRPLTGVEERAVPRGGIPGERYSPTQPYVKGFASFAPPPLTEAGMWGATPIDQMWCRIRFRSLDYKGMFTPPSERGMIQWPGTFGILNWGSVSIDPARQIMIVNSAAIPQEVRLFRHGADTDRPALAKDSHAPGYLPQYGTNYGVSLLPMLSPLGIPCEAPPWGKIAAVDLKTGRIAWSRTFGTSADTAPLGIPVPGAFNLGGSANSAGGVTFIGAALDNYMRAFDTATGRELWRDRLPAGGQATPITYVSRRTGRQYVVIAAGGHAYMGTTPGDSVVAFALPKAR, translated from the coding sequence ATGAAGGACGGGAAGGAAGGCCGCTGGCTGTGCTGGTCGGCTGGGGCGGTGTTGTTCGCCATCGGGGCGGTGCTGGCCGTGGGCGGGATAAAACTGCTGACGCTGGGCGGATCGGCCTACTATCTGGCTGCCGGGGTGGCCTGCGCGGTGTCGGGCGTGCTGCTCTGGAGGGGCGACCGGCGAGGGCTCTGGCTTTACGCGGCGATGCTACTGGCCACGCTGATCTGGGCCTTCTGGGAGGTTGGGGCGCAGTTCTGGCAACTCCTGCCGCGCCTTGCGGGGCCGACCGTGATCGGCGCTTTTCTCGCGCTGCCGTGGCTGCGCCGCCGACTGACCGCCGCTTCGGATGCCGGTACGCGTTGGGGGCTGGGCTCGGTCGTGCTGGTCGCGGCTCTAGCGCTGACGGGAACCTTCCTTACGGTGCCGGTCTTCGATGTTTCCGCCGGTAGCGTGGCCAAGTCTGCTCCGGCAAGCCCGGCCAGCGCGGAGTGGACCGATTACGGCGCGAACCTGTCCGGCACCCGCCATTCCCCGGCTGCACAGATCACCCCGGCCAACGCTGCGAAGCTGGAAAAGGCGTGGTCGTTCGAGACGGGCGACACCAAGGCGAAACGACCGGAGATCAAGTCCATTTCCTTCATGGCGACGCCGTTGATGGTGGACGACAAGGTCTATTTCTGTTCGCCTACCGGCAAGGTCTTCGCGCTGGATGCGGACACGGGCAGGCAAATCTGGCTGCGCGACCCCCGCACTAACATCGGCAATGCGCAGATGCTCAACTGCCGCGGCGTATCCTACCACGCCGCTCCCGCTGGCACAGGATCATGCGCCAAACGGATCATCAGCATGACCGTGGACGGACGCCTGCTTGCCAGCGATGCCGGCACGGGTGCGCCTTGCGCCGATTTCGGCAAGGATGGCTCCGTGAACCTCGACGAAGGGCTCGGCCAGGTCGATCCCTTGCGGTCCTACTCGTCCTCGCCCCCCGTCATCGTCGGCGACGTTGCGGTGCTGGGCTCTTATGTGCGCGACAACTACACCAAGGACGATCCATCGGGCGTGGTGCGGGCCTACGACGTGAAGAGCGGGCGGCTGCTCTGGGCATGGGACAGCGGACGGCCCGACGATGCCCCGATGCCCGGCCCCGGCGAAAGCTGGACGCGTGGTTCGGTCAACGCCTGGAGCGTGTTCAGCGCCGATCCCGCGCTGGGGCTGGTCTACCTGCCGACAGGGAACGCCACGCCCGATCATGTCGGTACGCACCGTTCACCGATGCTGGAGCGCTACGCCAGTTCCATCGTCGCGCTCGACGTCAGGACGGGACGGATGCGCTGGCATTTCCAGACGGTACACCACGACATCTGGGACTATGACATGCCCGCGCAGCCGGTGCTGTTCGACTACACCGTCGGTCGCCGCAAGATACCCGCGCTTGCTGCACCGACCAAGCGGGGCGAGATCTTCATCCTCGACCGCGCCACCGGCCGTCCGTTGACAGGCGTGGAGGAGCGCGCCGTGCCTCGCGGCGGCATCCCGGGGGAGCGCTATTCGCCCACCCAGCCTTACGTGAAGGGTTTCGCCTCCTTCGCGCCGCCGCCGCTGACGGAGGCGGGCATGTGGGGGGCGACGCCGATCGACCAGATGTGGTGCCGCATCCGTTTCCGCTCGCTCGACTACAAGGGCATGTTCACCCCGCCTTCCGAGCGCGGCATGATCCAGTGGCCGGGCACTTTTGGCATTCTCAACTGGGGTAGCGTCAGCATCGATCCCGCGCGCCAGATCATGATCGTCAATTCGGCGGCGATCCCTCAGGAGGTACGCCTGTTCCGCCATGGAGCCGATACCGACCGTCCAGCCTTGGCGAAGGACTCGCACGCGCCGGGCTATCTGCCGCAATACGGCACGAACTACGGTGTCAGCCTGCTGCCGATGCTCTCCCCGCTGGGCATTCCGTGCGAGGCGCCGCCATGGGGCAAGATTGCCGCCGTCGATCTGAAGACCGGCAGAATCGCGTGGAGCCGCACCTTCGGCACGTCCGCCGATACCGCACCGCTGGGCATTCCGGTGCCGGGGGCGTTCAACCTGGGCGGCTCTGCGAACAGCGCGGGCGGGGTGACCTTCATCGGCGCTGCGCTCGACAACTACATGCGTGCCTTCGATACCGCGACGGGCAGGGAGTTGTGGCGCGACCGCCTGCCGGCAGGCGGGCAGGCGACGCCGATCACGTATGTTTCGCGTAGGACCGGACGGCAGTATGTCGTCATTGCGGCAGGCGGACATGCCTACATGGGTACGACGCCGGGAGACAGCGTGGTCGCCTTCGCATTGCCGAAAGCGCGATAG
- a CDS encoding biotin/lipoyl-containing protein — MAEFTMVLPQYGMGMQDGEIVRWLKQPGDAVEEGENLVEVEAAKTTVEVPSPVSGTLLRIIAGEGETIDVREPIAVIETG; from the coding sequence ATGGCCGAATTCACGATGGTCCTGCCGCAATACGGCATGGGGATGCAGGACGGCGAGATCGTCCGCTGGCTCAAGCAGCCGGGCGACGCGGTCGAGGAAGGCGAGAATCTCGTCGAGGTGGAAGCCGCGAAAACCACGGTGGAAGTGCCATCCCCTGTCTCCGGCACGCTGCTCCGCATCATCGCCGGAGAAGGTGAAACGATCGACGTGCGCGAACCGATCGCGGTGATCGAGACGGGGTGA